DNA sequence from the Vicia villosa cultivar HV-30 ecotype Madison, WI linkage group LG3, Vvil1.0, whole genome shotgun sequence genome:
aatcttggtccacaagtcattagcatgtccaaaaccatatgccacgaaatttaacattttatttgatttaatatgattttttatttcatttttaatgatttaattaagataaaaatcaaatattttggtaaaggAGATATTATGATTGATTTCAATCAATATTAATGGCAAAATACAATCATATTTTTGTGCCTAATCAAATAGGAGAAAATTGATACAATATTTGCCCAAAAATAGCAAGATTTCATTCAAGAATAAAGTGAATTTTCTCAAACATGGCAATATTGGATTCAAGGACTTTGGGCTCTATTTGTTGACCTAATCCTGTTCTCTTATAAATAGACAACACAAGGCAGAGGAATAGGGGTTCGAAAAATCTGGAGAGAGGAGCATATGCAAGAGCAAAAAGTCTTCAAAAATTCAAGATCGATTTTGAATATTGAAGGCGTTTCAAAGGATTCTCAGGATTGATACATGTCCACTGGTGTTTGCTGAAGCTGTTTGGATACTCACACGACACCAACAACCCCGGATTAATCTCCATTTAGCCAAGGTAAGTTATTCTGAAACTTGAATCGATGGCCATGATTGATGCATCTCCATGTTAATTTGTTTGCGTATTATGGTTTGCTTGTGTGTTGTGAACGTGTATGTGCTTTTAATTGAAATTCTGGGCAGTATATGCATAATCGGCCATTGAAGGCTGAACAAGGTTTTAGGGTTTCAAATTAGGGATTTGTGTTAGGGGTAAAATTAGATCAAAACAAGAGTTGGATTGAGTTCGCGTGAGGGAGACGAAGAGGATTGATAGGTCGCGCCTTATTTATGTGAGTGTATATGTAAATCGCTATTTTTTCAGGTATGGTTGCTACAAACAATTTCGTAGCAAATCCATAGCTAATTTTGAAGGTTTTTTGCTATTTTGttggggaagacgatgaggtgtcattCCCTGGTTTGCCAATTCAAACTTCGCGCGCGTTTGATCCGGTTGTGGTACTTGTTTTTTATGTATAGTTCTGAGCGCGTACGTATTTCAAGTAGAGCCATTGGCTCAGTTGGTGAGGAGCGTGTGTGTTGGTCcccagggtccagggttcgatccctggccctatctattatttttctaaatttctAATCTTGATCCTATACGCTAACATTCAAGTAGAACACCATGTGTCTTCAGATCAAAGCCTTAGAATCTCCTCCCAGCTTAGATCTAACGCCTCTGATCTAATGTCCATAATATAAACCTCTAACCCAACCATACTGAATCATGAACCCTAATAAACTAATAatcttaattatttgtttattttaattaaaatacttttaatatatttatcaatataataataattgtttttaaataaattaatatatgatatttatataaaaaatttctaatttgttgttcgttccgattaaatcaattaatcgctatggtcaataataattttaattaaaatggtatttatttaaaatataactaatttctatttagttaaatggtttcaactattttattagttgcgatgattaacttattttaattttcgtaccttaattcgttattctttttaatcgaatcaatcgattacgaggagtAACGATACAAACTAAATTCATTAAAATGTCTAAAAAATATTCTTATTCGTTATAAGTAATAATcagatcaattgattaaaattggtaacgatacaatttcaaatctgttaactatggcgatcaaatctattgatcgttgcggttaatagtgcaagattaaatcagggttgtacgcccaaacctcaaaacacttttcaaacctttcaaaacctcaatatcaaactacggattttcatccttattcaaaactgcgataggccattcaaaaagcctctaaaaccatctcaaataaaatttcaactctaagggcgtacaatccttccccgaactacgtagactctgatcctccataaggaggtacgtaggcacttggcaacaaggcgagtccccctcccccaCAAATCTCATTTTCCCCCTATTTATTTCCTAAAATCATAAACCTCTAACTTTGATAATATTTGCCTTAACCCTATTATATgtttgtcacctttctttatgttaACCATAAACCTTAGGagagggttgagggtgcctaacaccttccctcgacctgaatatggtatcttaccctgatctcttaactgcgcgaggtttcctattcgccttggtagaataggtggcgactctaaaccttaaatttttaggcaggttgctacagctggcgactctgctggggacttcttaaatggtgaatactatgctcctataggttttaggttttggcaggatttaggtttggcagctttttagggtttggctaattttccatttttagggtttgcaattatttttttattttttttaaaatttgtttatttgtttatttttgtctaaaaatatttaattgtttatgttaatatatttatatttaattgcctggttgttatatttttatatgcattgctgggtatattatgttgtgttaaaacctaagtgtgggagttatccttgagatcaggggggacttgaatcgcctacgagtctcattgataactccactcggagtgggttgagtatccggaaatgtccaatacgaggcttgaccttgttgagggcaggacttggtagtcagctgatctctccgagaacctaccccaaaaattcgaacctcattggataaaatgagttgttctaaaatctgaagagacaaaaagtctcggaggctacgaacgaccccatgagaccttctagaaccccccataaaaaggtaggctccctagagccgctacgtcgaacctatgaacctagggcatGTACTACATATATATGTTGTTTAtcatttgtttgttatttttcttttattttattttttccattcatcatgcatcaggtgcattcttgcatcatgtcttattcaaaaaaaaaaaagagagaaaaaagatttattatatttaatccataaatgtggataagacataaatacgaataaatcatatcattcatggcatgcacGTCATTTCCATGGCAttgagagaagatttctcttttatCTTCAGAGCAAGGgatcattgggaaggataacctaacatcccgatcgTCTTACCAAACGaggtttcagcaaaagaaatcaatggaccagctagaacagaatcaagctgctcttcgtgaggaggtggatcaactaaaggttagtatggaagaagttaaaggaggtatgacttagatgctaggattcatgaaggccctcctggataaacaagaaaaatcaaaagaggttcagtctagggataccctggttcaggatgagatccccaatgacgaaaacccgccgctaggatttgtttcaggcttttgcccggctaaggacagacctcaggcccgatctgttaggagagctatccaattccaagagaaaggagagacctctcaagaaggatttgtccctccTCCACGGactaaagggacaacccgcacagttcgcattcctgctaacaatgtccaTAAGGATGAAGATTACCTGGATttacaatacggagtacaagaggtgaacaacacagaccaagcacctcagacacaacagtctattcctaactctggagaagactccaaggacagtgaagaaatcaaggcgctagaagagagactaaaagtggtagaaggatacgatgtcttcgacgtagataccttcaaaatgagcttagtctcagacttgactatcccacacaaattcaagattcccgacttcgagaaatacaaagggctcacatgtccgaggagtcacttgcgcatgtatgtgcgaaaaatggctgcttatgctcacgatcaaaagttgatgatacacttcttccaagagattttaagcggagcatctattgactggtacatgcaattggagaaatcctatatctgaagctgaaatgatcttgctaacacattcttgaagcaatacaagtacaacctggacatggcacccaatcggatgcaattacaaaatatgtcacagaagaaggatgaatcattcaaagagtatgcccaaaggtggagagaaatggcttctcgagtccaacctcccctgatgGAAAAAgaattggtggacatatttatgagcactttgcaaggaccatactacgacaagatggtcggaagcatatcttcagggttctcagacttggtagtcattggtgagagaattgaagatggaataaaaaatgggaagatacaaggggcaccctcaggttcctatcacacaaagaagtcgtatgatggaaaaaaggaacccaacactgtgggggcTATCCTAGTTAATCAGACATCagcactacaacagaaggatcagcaaaagcaacagggtggccaacgcacctggaggtccaagccaaaacgatccttcaccccgttgtacatgccactgtctcaagctttgcaacgcctgctcagtcagaacctggtaactctgctacctccatactcagctccagctaaccccgctcctgggtacaagcatcatgctaggtgcgcttatcattcagacagtcctggtcatgatacagaggattgtgggccattgaagcacaagatccaagatttgattgaagaagggctcattgagttcgaagatcctcacaagtctaatgccataggtggctagaagaaggatttcttagatcattagttttgttttcattcgcaatttctttccatttgttcaaacattagtcttacgacatatgctgtgtactttacaataatcattaatgcattgcttacgtttgtcttgatttattcctagtgttcccactatatttaaaactgtgtttttactcggttttcttatttgtgatattcaactcttgtgaaaagttttacacctttagagggagaatgacgaaaacgataccacgaTCTCATACATtgtgctttcgaacagaccgtgttgacgatgtacatgcattgtttcaattcccaaataatggagatataaggatgataatccctcgtcaacccctttgagcctaaagaagtaggagttttccttcatataaaataaagcccttaatacataacctggggtagggtagctgctcagttaacttaattactccaaaactgttcctttgaacataatcaccaaTGGTTCCTCATCATCGTGAGATCCGGCAATCAATAGCCGCCAagaaaaaagaaagcaatgcaaaggcctgctaagtcaaaacctattaaggagacttaggcaaaattggggcatcccgctggctgtagttttaaaacgaacagttcaggcaaaagttagggatagcaaagtcgaaaagaggttaCTATATACCCTTGACaaaggaaaatattacaagaaaggaaGATGATTTCCTTTGCAAATAAATCTTTGGTTTTTAAACCATCATGAATATCAGTATTCCCAAAATATTTTGGAACTTAAACACAcagttaactgagcgtaggactggagaacatcacgaagattgggatgggtacaaataagatttgagccactatcctttgtttcttaaaaccatgaaccaagccacgctacaacccttaaaagtcctaactgaagcatggttagttcgaaagcatatcgttaccaaaggtatccctactccttaaggtctactataactcttgagttgatatcactttcttacaaaaaaaaaactttgttttactccaaaatgtttttaaactttcaaggcagacatatgcattcgcatcttatgaatttcattataaagtacacttgtctatgcagatttaaatgttaacatcagggagaagttgcatggggcatggctaatgaaaaaaatcctaccgacaggcgaaatagctttaaaaaaaaaagcttagCAAGAGAAAAACATCTCTTACATATGACTGAGATAGCTAAGGTGTACAcggggcataacccgtcattatcccatttacatggggcaatctaatcaagatccatgaaatctctcaaggacgctgaatagcccatggggcaagtccatcacctgggggcatgttgcaaaggtcactcagtatcagatggtgtcaatgctactctcacatcctttccaagaacctttataggatacttctcaatctgtccatatagtcttctttaagacatgttcaaatacttcttaccctttctaggagccttttccatatagtctttttaagacccatcttcttatcctttctattttcaaaccctttcagatagtcttctctaagacattttcctttctaagagccttttctaggtagtcttctgtaagacatctcttaactttttcagttagtctttttaagacatattcaaacttctcttatgcttccaagaaccttgtcaaactttgtttaaagtacagagtcttctctaagacagttcaccatcatTTCtagggtagtcttcttcaagatttcttttcctaagttttgtttaaaaacgcCACAAAAACAGTCTCTATCCTCTCTAGGAATCTTTTTGACCCTTTCCACAAACATGTccttttgagctttgtttaaaccACAGtattgtttaagacaatttcccattctttccaaggacctcttcaggtaatctcatAGAAAACATcacctcattctgagtactcagcaaatcaccgtCCGTCGGATGCGACCGAAACGcttgactcattctgaaaagcatctgcttcacattcaaatcaacacttagcatcaaggagacctcgaaattggtctaatcaaagacgatcattcctgataaagacccttgaatggggaaaccacgttcagagggttttcttaaaacaggggcatacaatcaaggatcctattgactaggggcatatctttcaagaattcaaacactggggcaatgcatatcaggcaagacatggtgaaactcgagttccctctaaaggtccctccttcagattaaggggcacgtctctcaaaatttctgatattcgggaagtcacactaatatcacacaaggagcattgttgcgtaattgatcttcGCACGCCCGTACTATTCACGccccgcagtgtgggatcggcatacatgcatacttctcatttattttgagaatctcattacatgacacatgcatcatgacattgcataaaactaacgttgccttttcaggtcacttcataatcaaaaggatgttatcatccaattacagtgcaaatacgatcgtatcaacgattcaatcttaacagatacaattctaatacctcattccaagtctttcttcaaagacaatccagaagcaatcaaagaatttcttacctctccaggtagtcttgtccaaaacGGTTAAcaaccttcccaagcagtcttgtttaagacatatcctaacctttctaggtagttttgtttaaaacatttcatgtcctttataggaacctttctaggtagttttgtttaaaacgttttgtgtcctttataggaacctttctaagtagttttgtttaaaacatatcaggCCCTTAGGAACCCGtccaggtagttttgtttaaaacgtatcgtgccctttataagaacctttctaggtagttttgtttaaaacgtatcgtgtcctgtctaggaacctttccaggtaatTTTTGTCTAAAACGTATAGTGCCCTttacaggaacctttctaggtagttttgtttaaaacttatcgtgccctttataggaacctttctaggtagttttgtttaaaacgtatcgtatcttgtctaggaacctttctaggtaagtcTTATTTAAGGTATCCCGTATCCTGTCTAAGAGCCTCTCCACGtaagtcttgtgtaagacgtatcacatcctaaaaaaaaaacttttctaggttagtcttgtttaggacATATCATTCCTTTCTAGGGAATCTTCTTAAAGACATGCATCAAATCCCTCCTTATCCTCTCCAGGAGCCTCTCTAGGTCcgtcttgtttgagacatatccaagttaaccttatagtcttatttaagacatattgTACCATTcccaagaacctttctaggttagtcttgtttaagacgtaccataacctgtctaggtagtcttgtttaagacatttcatatcctttataggaacctgtgtaggtagtcctgtttaagacatTCCATATCCTTTCCAAAAAAACCTCTCCATGTTTCATatcttttaggagcctttctaggtgagtcttatttaagatatatcatgcctttctagcaCTACAAGAAATTGGTTCCCTAGCGTCATATATTTGTGACGTGTTATTCACGTGGGAAGAAAAGGCCTGTTCTGACGTGAGTAACACGTCGGaatattattttaatcaataatattaacaattacgCATTCACATGGGGGatcagaaaaaaataattttttaaaaaacttgtgaAATGAAGTACACGTCgcaagaaataaaacaaaatttataaacTTTGAAATCTGTAAAGTCAAATGGGGGGAAATAAAAATTTTGAACTTTTCAGTTGTGACGTGGTATTCACGTCGGAACAATTTAATGCTGACACTGACCTGACCTGCGCAAGCTTTGGCAGGTGAAGAcagattcaaaattcaaaattttcttaCCGTTGAAATTAGCGACGTGGCTGATTAGTCACTACATTAGCGACGTGAGATCCATTCCGCTGCCAACTGGACCGTTGGCAGCTTGCGACGTGGCGTTCACTTCAGTGCTTTCCGTCTGGTCAATCACGTCGCAACTCTTTTAATAAATGTAGATCTGCACGCTTCCCCTTCTCCTCATTTCTTCCTCTCTTCCTCATTTCTTCCTCTCTTCctcatttctcatattcttcctCGCTTCTCTTCTCTGTATTTTCTCCACTGCTATTCTCTCATTCtcttcctcttttcattaatttCATTCTCACACCATTGTTGAAGGTAagttatttagtttatttatattttatattttgtttatttataatttgtattgattaaaattctaacttattttaattttttttattcaagattttgaagattggaggagataaattttttaagagttgaacttgaagattggaggagattagaagattgaggtatttttataattttaaatataatattttgaaatatagttttgtgttatatttgtgttaataggtaaatattatatttttagtgtAATGTTTTGATATATTAATCAGATTATTGAATATTGTTAGGTtatgtagtatgtaatatttgtgattAATTGTATGTTTTTTCTGgaatttttgtgatatattaatatagtatgtaatatttgtgataatagataaattgtatgtgtttttataaaaattttgtgATATAAATTGTAGGTTATGTAGTAATTTATGGTAAATagaaatatttatgttttttaataaaacatattatgttttttattaaaatagattttGGTTAATAGAGATAATTTGTTTAGTTCAtggtaatatatatatttttaatcgaaatataatttagtaaaaaagaatataatttagtaaattgaaattatatattttaaaatttataatatttagatatgttatattttttgtaaatagatataatattattaaacataatttatatatgttatattttttgtaaatagatataatattattaaacataatttatatatgttatattttttgtaaatagatataatattattaaacataatttatatatgtaatttttatatattattaaaaatgatttataaATGTAAGTTATGATATCTAATTAAACATAATCTATATATGTAAAtagatacaatttttttatatatttttgtaaatagatacaatttttttatatatttttgtaaatagatacaatttttatatattattgtaaatagatacaattttttttaaagtttaatatatattatttaatgaaaaatagaggtttaatatgtattggaaaatataatatattttaaaatggtaaaaataaattttaatatgtatatagtatgttattattatgttaaaaaataatattatttgtaaaaagaatataatattatattaatatatattgggaaatagaatattttttaaaatggtaaaaataaaatttattataaatgtgTATATGTTaaaaaggtaaaaagaaaatttaatatgtatatatagtatgttattatgttaaaaaatggtaaaaaaatataatattatatatatatatatatatatatatatatatatatatatatatatatatatatatatatatatatatatatatatatatatatatatgttatagatTTTGTATATTATATGTTATATGTTAAAAGAATAAAGTTTATATATTTACATATATATGTTAGTATGTTATATGTTATAGATTTTGtatattttaaaagaataaagtttatatattatgtgaGAATATTCTTGTTATAGGTTATAGATTATGTGAGaataaagtatatatatatatatatatatatatatatatatatatatatatatatatatgtgtgagaATATGTTAGAtaaaaaagttatatatatagTTTACATAAATGTTATGGATTAATTAGTGTAATGATTGTACAAatatgcagtatggaatattatctgtactatcgtagttggatgtacgatagattggaaccaggaagacgtgcacttaaaccaAATTTCGTAGAAGGAGTTGATGGGTTTATCAAGTGGGCATTTGTTCAGGAATGTTGTCGAAGTGAAGGGGGAGTTAGGTGtccttgtcttaaatgtgaatgtaggcGTATAATTAGTGATCCAGAGGAAGTAACAcgtcatttgcatagaaggggttttaTTAAAGATTATTGGGTGTGGACGTCGAACGGTGAAAATTTGCCGATGAACGTGCCAGAGACTAGTAATACTCATGCTTCAAGCAGTAGACCgactatggaatatgaggaaaactttaatatgATCGGTgagatggttgaggatgcttttggcgtGAACGTggcctatgatcaacctgaagattttgatggAGAAGAGTTGCCAAATGAGGAAGCGCaaagattttatcagttgttgaatgaga
Encoded proteins:
- the LOC131659423 gene encoding uncharacterized protein LOC131659423, which codes for MEYYLYYRSWMYDRLEPGRRALKPNFVEGVDGFIKWAFVQECCRSEGGVRCPCLKCECRRIISDPEEVTRHLHRRGFIKDYWVWTSNGENLPMNVPETSNTHASSSRPTMEYEENFNMIGEMVEDAFGVNVAYDQPEDFDGEELPNEEAQRFYQLLNEMNIPLFEGSSDSKLSMCRGLCVVIKTKPIGHIETDDIVEDLAYQVDEVGPINDVIAVGQITNLSNITNEGYEVDASVLLVEDNVNEEHEGVGSEDSITSNDDNDMYGEPVDLE